GCTTCGCCAGCGGCAGGGCAAAGGTGCCGCAGCCCGCGAAGAGGTCGACAAGATGTGCGCAACCCTCGAGCGCCTCATCCACGCCGGCCCGCAGCGCCTGCTCCCCGGCCTCGGTCGCCTGAAGGAAGGCGCCCGGCGGCGGCACAACGTCCACGCCCTCGAAACGCTGGAAGGCGGGCTTGAAGGCCAGCGTCTCGTCCTCCCACGTCAGGCGAGAGAGCCCGTGTTCCTGCGCGATGCGCGCAAGATCGGCGCGCAGGGCGGTGTCCAGAGGCTTGCCGCCCGTCACCGCCACGTCCAGCCCCGAGGCGCAGTCGGTGACCAGCACCGACAGCTCGCCCTTGCGCGAGGCACCAAGGACGGCCAGCGCCTCGACCATGGGCAGGGCGGCGGAAAGGGCAGGGGTCACGAGGATGCAGTCGGGCACCTCGACCACCACGTCCGACGCCTTGCGGTGAAAGCCCGCCAGCGCGCCCTTCTTGGTCCGGCGCGCGGAAAAGGCGGCGCGGCGGCGCGACTGGCGCGGGGAGGTCACGATGGGGCGGATCTCTGTCTCCAGCCCCTGCGCGGTCAGCGCGCGGCGGATCACGTCGACCTTCCACTCGGCCACGAAGCCGTCAGAGGCGTGCTGCAACTGGCACCCGCCGCAGGCCTTGGCGTGGCGGCAGGGCGGGGACACCCGGTCGACAGAGGGCGTGAGGATGCGGGGCGCCGCAAGGACGCCGTTCTGGACCGTGCCCTCGACCACTTCGCCGGGCAGGGCGCCCGGGACATAGATCGGCCCCGCCGCGATCCCGTCGCCGCGATGGCCCAGACGTTCGATGGTGACGCCGGTCGCTTCTGTGCTGCCTTGTTCCATGGGGCCCTATTGCCCCGGCAGGCCGCCGCTGTCGAGATCCCGCAGAAAACGCCGGACCGCGCGCGGGCTTTCCAGCAGGACCACGCGCCGGTCGCCCGCCGCGTCGATCATCGCCCGGGCGCGGCGGCGGTTGCTGTGCCGCGTGTCCCAGATCCAGCGCAGGAACGCGGGGTCGAGCCGTTCGGGACAGTCGGGCGGCAGGTCGGGCCGGGTCTGCCCGCCCGCGTATTCGAGCCTTCGCCTGAGCACGCGCCAAAGCCGCAACCAGACGGGCAGATCGAGGACGATCAGGGTATCGGCGCGCGCGAGCCGGGTGTCCCACGTGGCGGACAGGCCGCCCTCGATGATCCAGCTTTCGCGATTTTCCTCGGTGCGCATCAGGGCGATCTTCTCGTCCCGGTCGCGCTCCACCCAGCCCGGTTGCCAATGTATGCAATCTGTATGCACAACCGGCAGCCCGGTCCGACGCGCCAGCGCGCGGGCGAGCGTGGACTTCCCCGCGCCCGGCTGGCCGACGATCATCACCCGTTTCATTCCGCGGCGTCCTGCGCCCCCAGAAAGCCGCCGGACTGCCGCGACCAGTAGCGCGCGTAGACGCCGCGCTTGGCCAGAAGGGCGTCGTGGGTGCCCTGCTCGACGATGCGGCCCTGCTCCATCACGATGATCCGGTCCATCTGGGCGATTGTGGACAACCTGTGTGCAATGGCGATGACGGTCTTGCCCTGCATCACCACATCCAGTGCGCCCTGAATCTCTGCCTCGACCTCGGAATCGAGCGCGCTTGTCGCCTCGTCCAGAACCAGCACCGGCGCATCCTTCAGGATCGCACGGGCCAGCGCGATGCGCTGCCTCTGGCCGCCCGACAGCTTGACCCCGCGCTCGCCAAGGCGCGCGTCATAGCCTTCGCGGCCCCGGCGGTCGCGCAGGTCCTGGATAAAATCATGGGCCGAGGCGCGCCGCGCGGCGTCGAAGACCTCTTCGTCACTGGCGTCGGGACGCCCGTAGCGGATGTTCTCCAGCGCCGAGCGGTTGAACATCGAGGTCTCTTGCCGCACCACCGAAACCGCGCGCCGCAGCCCCGCCTGCGTCAGGTCGCGGATGTCGTCGCCGCCCAGCAGGATGCGCCCCTCTTCGACGTCGTAAAGCCGCAGCAGAAGGCCGATCACCGTGGATTTGCCCGCGCCCGAGGCCCCGACCAGCGCGATCTTCTCGCCCTGCTTCACGGTCAGGTCGAAGTCGTTCAGCGCCGCCTGCTTGCCGCCATAGCGGAAGGTCAGATGCTCGAACCGCAGGGCGCCGCCGCGGGCCTCGTCCCGGGCGCCGGGGCGGTCGGTGATCGCGTGCGGCGGGGTCAGCGTGCCGATGCCATCCGCCACCACGCCGATGTTGGTGAAGATCGACATGGCCGCGCGCCCCAGCCGGTTCGTCAGCATCGCAAGCCGCGTCGTCAGCATCGCGGTCATCGCGATATCGCCCGAAGAGGCGGCGCCGATGGAATAGAGATACAGCGCCGACAGGATCGCCATGAGCGGCAGCAGCCCGCCCAGCGTCATCAGGCCCAGCCGGAACAGCGCAGAGACCACGCCGAAATCGCGCGCCTTGCCGCGCCAGCGAACCAGCGTGGCGCGCGTCGCCTCATCCTCGCGCGTGTCGTGGGCGAAGAGCTTCACCGTCGCGATGTTGGACAGCGTGTCGACGATCTGCCCCGTGACCAGCGTGTTGGCATCGGCGCGCTCGCGCGCCAGCCGCCGCATCTTGGGGATCATCAGGCGCAGGAACAGGGCGTAGACCACGAACCAGCCGGTGAAGATCAGCAGCAGACGCGGGTCGATACCCGCCAGCAGGAAGAAGGTCCCGGCGAACATCGCGACAGCGTAGACCAGCACGTCCGTCATCTCGTTCACGAGGTCGTTGAGGCCGCGCGCCACCTGCGTCGCCTTCTGGCTGATGCGCCCGGCGAAGTCGTTGTCGAAGTAGGACAGCGAGTGCCCCAGCGTGTAGCGGTTCACCCGGCTGAGGACGAGCGGGTAGAGGTTGGGGCCAAGGCTGATCGAGGACACCGCCGCATCCGCCAGCACGATCAGCGGGCGGATCAGCAGGAAGAACAGCAGGCCGAAGCCGATCAGGATGGCGTAGGGGCCCCAGTAGCCGCCCGGCCCCTGCGCCGCCGCCGCATCCACCACCCAGCCGGTGAACCGGGCCGAAACCAGTTCCGCGATGCCCGTCAGAAGCGTGACGAAACAGGCGGTCCAGATCGCGGGCCACGCGCCCTGCAGCGCCCAGCGCGCAAAGGGGCCGACGTCGCGGGGTGGGTTGCCCTCTGCCGGGGCGAAGGCGTCGATGAAGGACAGAAGGCGCGGGATCATTCCGCCGCCTCCGGGATGGCGTCACTGCCAAGGAAGCCGCCGGACTGCCGCTCCCAATAGCGGGCGTAAAGGCCACCCTCTGCCAGAAGGGTTTCGTGCGTGCCTTCTTCGACGATGCGGCCCGCGTCGAGGACGATGATCCGGTCCATGCTGGAGATTGTGGACAACCTGTGTGCAATGGCCAGAACCGTCTTGCCCTCCATCACGCGGTCCAGCGCTTCCTGGATCGAGGCCTCGACCTCGGAGTCCAAAGCGCTTGTCGCCTCGTCGAGCACGAGGATCGGCGCGTCCTTGAGGATCGCCCGGGCCAGCGCGATGCGCTGCCGCTGGCCGCCCGACAGCTTGACGCCGCGCTCGCCCAGATGCGCCTCGTAGCCCTGCCGGCCCCGGTGGTCGCGCAGTTCCTGAATGAACTCATGGGCCTCGGCGGCGCGGGCGGCCTCCATGACCTCAGCATCGGTGGCATCGGGACGCCCGTAGCGGATGTTGTCCAGCGCCGAGCGGTTGAACATCGCCGTTTCCTGCGTGACCATGCCGATCTTGCGGCGCAGGCTTTCCTGCGTCACGCCAGAGACGTCCTGCCCGTCGATCCGCACGACACCGCCCTCTGTGTCGTAGAGCCGCAACATTAGCGAAACCAGCGTCGACTTGCCCGCGCCGGAGGCCCCGACGATGGCCAGCTTTTCGCCCGGCGCGATGGTCAGGTTCAGATCCTCGACACCGCCGCTTTCACCGCCATAGGTGAAGGTCACGCCGTCAAAGCGAACCTCTGCGGCGCTGACCCGAAGATCGGCGGCGCCTTCGGCGTCGGTCAGCGTATGCGGCACGGACAGGGTGTTCATGCCGTCCTCGACCTCTCCGAGGTGCGAGTAGATCACCATCATGGTGAAACTGATCCAGCCGGTCATCTGCGCCAGACGGATCGTCACCGCGCCCACGGCGGCGATGTCGCCGGGGCTGACGCCGCCCGCGCGCAGGGCGATCGCCGCGCCGACCATGAGGATCGGCAGCAGCCCGGCGATGAAGATCAGGCCAAGGCGAAAGGCGGTCTGCGCCTCGCCGTAATGCAGCGTCTTGTCCCGCAGTTCGGACATGGCGCCCAGCGCCATCCGGTCCTCATGCGCGCCGCCTGCGAACAGCTTGACCGTCTTGATGTTGCTGATGGTGTCGACGACCTGCCCGGTGACCATGGCCTGCGCCTCGGCCCGCTTGGCGGACCGGGTGCGGACCATCGGAAGCGTCAGCTTCAGGAACCCGGCATACAGCGCGAACCACAGCGCGAGGAACCCAAGCAGCCAGCCGCTGATGCCGCCCAGAAGGACGGCGGTGGCCATGACGGTCGCCAGCCCGAAGGTCACGGCGTTCACCGTCTCCACCACGATCTCGGTCAACGAGCGCGCGGCCTGCATCTTTTTCTGCGCCACGCGTCCGGCGAAGTCGTTGTCGAAGAAGCTGACCGGCTGGGCGATGGTCCAGCGATAGAGCCGCGCCAGCACCAGCTTCAGGATGTTCGGCCCGATCATCACCGCCTGCGTCAGCGCCAGCCCGCCAAACAGCAGGGGACGCGCCACCAGCAAGAGCCCGACGGCGGCGGCGATCAGCCAGCCGACCGGGATCACCGCATCGGCAGGCGCGGCCACGGCATCGACCACGCGACCCAAGAGGTACATCGAGGCGACCTCTGTGATGCCCGCGAGAACGGAAATCGCAACGCCCAGCCAGATCACCGACCAGCCGCCCTTCAACGCCCAAAGCGTAAAGGGCCAGAGGTCGCGCGGCGGCGGCCCCTCGGCTGGTGCCTCGGGGTCGATCATGTCGCCCGCGCGGCGGACGAAGCGTTGGAACCATTGCTGCATCACTCTGCCGCCTCTGAATCCGCGTCGATGAACCCGCCCGACTGGCGCGCCCAGAACCCGGCATATAGCCCGCCCTGCGCCAAAAGCGCGTTGTGGGTGCCCTCTTCGACGATGCGGCCCCCGTCCAGAACGAGGATGCGATCCATCTGCGCGATTGTGGACAACCTGTGTGCAATGGCGATGACGGTCTTGCCCTCCATCATGCCGTAGAGCGTATCCTGAATCGCGGCCTCGACCTCGGAGTCGAGCGCGCTGGTCGCCTCGTCCAGAAGCAGGATCGGCGCGTTCTTGAGGATCACCCGCGCCAGCGTCACCCGCTGCCGCTGCCCGCCGGACAGCTTGACGCCGCGCTCGCCCACATGGGCATCGTAACCGTGCCGCCCCTTGGGATCGGTCAGGTCGAGGATGAAGTCATGCGACTGTGCCTGCCGCGCGGCGCGGATCATCTCGTCCTCGGTCGCGTCCGGTCGGCCATAGAGGATGTTGTCCCGGACGGAGCGGTGCAGGAGGCTGCTGTCCTGCTGCACCATGCCGATGGCCAGCCGCAGGCTGTCCTGCGTCACGGTCGAAATGT
This region of Ponticoccus alexandrii genomic DNA includes:
- a CDS encoding class I SAM-dependent RNA methyltransferase; its protein translation is MEQGSTEATGVTIERLGHRGDGIAAGPIYVPGALPGEVVEGTVQNGVLAAPRILTPSVDRVSPPCRHAKACGGCQLQHASDGFVAEWKVDVIRRALTAQGLETEIRPIVTSPRQSRRRAAFSARRTKKGALAGFHRKASDVVVEVPDCILVTPALSAALPMVEALAVLGASRKGELSVLVTDCASGLDVAVTGGKPLDTALRADLARIAQEHGLSRLTWEDETLAFKPAFQRFEGVDVVPPPGAFLQATEAGEQALRAGVDEALEGCAHLVDLFAGCGTFALPLAKRARVHAVEGEAAMVRALDQGWRQAQGLRHVTHEARDLFRNPLLPDELKRFDGVVIDPPRAGAEAQIAEIASARVPKIAHVSCNPVTFARDCATLVAAGYRLDWVMPVDQFRWSTHVEVVSALSLQDRP
- a CDS encoding AAA family ATPase translates to MIVGQPGAGKSTLARALARRTGLPVVHTDCIHWQPGWVERDRDEKIALMRTEENRESWIIEGGLSATWDTRLARADTLIVLDLPVWLRLWRVLRRRLEYAGGQTRPDLPPDCPERLDPAFLRWIWDTRHSNRRRARAMIDAAGDRRVVLLESPRAVRRFLRDLDSGGLPGQ
- a CDS encoding ABC transporter ATP-binding protein, which gives rise to MIPRLLSFIDAFAPAEGNPPRDVGPFARWALQGAWPAIWTACFVTLLTGIAELVSARFTGWVVDAAAAQGPGGYWGPYAILIGFGLLFFLLIRPLIVLADAAVSSISLGPNLYPLVLSRVNRYTLGHSLSYFDNDFAGRISQKATQVARGLNDLVNEMTDVLVYAVAMFAGTFFLLAGIDPRLLLIFTGWFVVYALFLRLMIPKMRRLARERADANTLVTGQIVDTLSNIATVKLFAHDTREDEATRATLVRWRGKARDFGVVSALFRLGLMTLGGLLPLMAILSALYLYSIGAASSGDIAMTAMLTTRLAMLTNRLGRAAMSIFTNIGVVADGIGTLTPPHAITDRPGARDEARGGALRFEHLTFRYGGKQAALNDFDLTVKQGEKIALVGASGAGKSTVIGLLLRLYDVEEGRILLGGDDIRDLTQAGLRRAVSVVRQETSMFNRSALENIRYGRPDASDEEVFDAARRASAHDFIQDLRDRRGREGYDARLGERGVKLSGGQRQRIALARAILKDAPVLVLDEATSALDSEVEAEIQGALDVVMQGKTVIAIAHRLSTIAQMDRIIVMEQGRIVEQGTHDALLAKRGVYARYWSRQSGGFLGAQDAAE
- a CDS encoding ABC transporter ATP-binding protein → MQQWFQRFVRRAGDMIDPEAPAEGPPPRDLWPFTLWALKGGWSVIWLGVAISVLAGITEVASMYLLGRVVDAVAAPADAVIPVGWLIAAAVGLLLVARPLLFGGLALTQAVMIGPNILKLVLARLYRWTIAQPVSFFDNDFAGRVAQKKMQAARSLTEIVVETVNAVTFGLATVMATAVLLGGISGWLLGFLALWFALYAGFLKLTLPMVRTRSAKRAEAQAMVTGQVVDTISNIKTVKLFAGGAHEDRMALGAMSELRDKTLHYGEAQTAFRLGLIFIAGLLPILMVGAAIALRAGGVSPGDIAAVGAVTIRLAQMTGWISFTMMVIYSHLGEVEDGMNTLSVPHTLTDAEGAADLRVSAAEVRFDGVTFTYGGESGGVEDLNLTIAPGEKLAIVGASGAGKSTLVSLMLRLYDTEGGVVRIDGQDVSGVTQESLRRKIGMVTQETAMFNRSALDNIRYGRPDATDAEVMEAARAAEAHEFIQELRDHRGRQGYEAHLGERGVKLSGGQRQRIALARAILKDAPILVLDEATSALDSEVEASIQEALDRVMEGKTVLAIAHRLSTISSMDRIIVLDAGRIVEEGTHETLLAEGGLYARYWERQSGGFLGSDAIPEAAE